In one window of Pseudomonas chlororaphis subsp. chlororaphis DNA:
- a CDS encoding type II toxin-antitoxin system RelE/ParE family toxin has product MRELKWTSKALSDLARLFEFLAPVNRSVAARTVQSLTQAPDTLLTNPRIGEQLEEFQPRDVRRLLVGPYEMRYEIQDATLYILRVWHVREDR; this is encoded by the coding sequence GTGAGGGAATTGAAATGGACGAGCAAGGCACTGTCGGACCTGGCCCGACTGTTTGAGTTTCTTGCTCCGGTGAACCGTTCGGTGGCAGCTCGAACTGTGCAATCGCTCACGCAGGCCCCGGATACCTTGCTGACCAATCCGCGTATCGGCGAACAGTTGGAGGAGTTTCAGCCTCGCGATGTTCGGCGTTTATTGGTCGGGCCTTACGAGATGCGTTACGAGATCCAGGATGCGACGCTCTACATCCTGCGAGTGTGGCATGTACGAGAAGACCGCTAG